The proteins below are encoded in one region of candidate division KSB1 bacterium:
- a CDS encoding DUF4202 family protein — translation MFESIEAEIETVISKSEVPEDSIHSKNTREWVLKLKPEADMALQIAALGHDIERSLNERKTKRQNYADYNEFKKAHSRKSAKVLYEILSKYDLNQTIIDKINNLVICHEFGGNPEANILKDADSISYFDVNLPFYFQRNSEMETAFRINWGYQRLSQNAKSIVRSFCYENVELQALFQKVVLESRNERAQ, via the coding sequence ATGTTTGAAAGTATTGAAGCAGAAATTGAAACGGTCATTTCCAAATCGGAAGTCCCGGAAGATTCAATACATTCCAAGAATACCAGAGAATGGGTTTTAAAACTAAAACCAGAAGCGGATATGGCGCTGCAAATTGCAGCACTGGGCCACGATATAGAAAGAAGTCTTAACGAACGGAAAACCAAGCGACAAAATTATGCAGACTATAACGAGTTTAAGAAAGCCCATTCCAGAAAGAGTGCTAAAGTACTCTATGAGATTCTGTCAAAATATGACCTTAACCAAACCATTATTGACAAAATAAATAATTTAGTTATTTGTCACGAATTCGGCGGGAATCCGGAAGCAAATATCTTAAAGGATGCAGACAGCATTTCATATTTTGATGTAAATTTACCTTTCTATTTTCAAAGAAATTCGGAGATGGAAACCGCTTTTAGAATAAATTGGGGATATCAAAGATTATCCCAAAATGCCAAATCTATTGTTAGAAGTTTCTGTTATGAAAATGTGGAACTGCAAGCACTATTTCAAAAGGTTGTCTTGGAATCTCGAAACGAACGAGCCCAATAA